A portion of the Sus scrofa isolate TJ Tabasco breed Duroc chromosome 5, Sscrofa11.1, whole genome shotgun sequence genome contains these proteins:
- the KDELR3 gene encoding ER lumen protein-retaining receptor 3 (The RefSeq protein has 1 substitution compared to this genomic sequence) gives MNVFRILGDLSHLLAMILLLGKIWRSKCCTGISGKSQILFALVFTTRYLDLFTTFISTYNTVMKVVFLLCAYVTVYMIYGKFRKTFDSENDTFRLEFLLVPVIGLSFLENYSFTPLEILWTFSIYLESVAILPQLFMISKTGEAETITTHYLFFLGLYRALYLANWIRRYQTENFYDQIAVVSGVVQTIFYCDFFYLYVTKVLKGKKLSLPMPI, from the exons ATGAACGTGTTCCGTATCCTCGGCGACCTGAGCCACCTCCTGGCCATGATCTTGCTTCTGGGGAAGATCTGGAGGTCCAAGTGCTGCACGG gtatcTCCGGGAAGAGCCAGATCCTTTTCGCTCTCGTCTTCACCACCAGGTACCTTGACCTGTTCACCACCTTCATCTCCATCTACAACACAGTAATGAAG gtggTTTTTCTCCTCTGTGCCTATGTCACAGTGTACATGATCTATGGGAAATTTCGGAAAACGTTTGACAGTGAGAATGACACCTTCCGCCTGGAGTTTCTTCTGGTCCCAGTCATTGGCCTCTCCTTTCTTGAGAACTACAGTTTCACTCCCCTGGAG atcctctggACTTTCTCTATCTACCTGGAATCAGTGGCCATCCTGCCCCAGCTCTTCATGATCAGCAAGACAGGAGAGGCTGAGACTATTACTACTCATTACCTGTTCTTTCTTGGGCTGTACCGGGCACTCTACCTGGCTAACTGGATCAGGCGATACCAGACTGAGAATTTCTATGACCAAATTGCAGTGGTGTCTGGGGTAGTACAAACCATCTTCTACTGTGACTTCTTCTACTTGTATGTGACCAAAG TCCTTAAAGGAAAGAAGTTAAGTCTTCCAATGCCAATTTGA